One Streptomyces hundungensis DNA segment encodes these proteins:
- a CDS encoding IS110 family transposase, translating into MADQARIRSDLHPLRTGSETVTDLKILTGRGIDLVADRTRTLRRLRAQLARLSPRLERALDVTDVGPLVLLTGYQTPAALPGSAALAEGLAAQPRGPPFRPAGRGSPFRPPRASTPGLPPPPTPTRLLQASGVGGGERGDGARFAPFRF; encoded by the coding sequence ATCGCTGACCAGGCCCGCATCCGCAGCGACCTGCACCCTTTACGCACCGGCAGCGAGACCGTCACCGATCTCAAGATCCTCACCGGTCGTGGCATAGACCTGGTCGCCGACCGCACCCGCACCCTCAGACGGCTCCGCGCCCAGCTCGCACGCCTCTCCCCGCGCCTGGAGCGTGCGCTCGACGTGACCGACGTCGGACCACTCGTCCTGCTGACCGGCTACCAAACGCCGGCCGCCCTCCCCGGATCGGCCGCATTGGCTGAAGGCCTGGCTGCGCAACCGCGAGGTCCACCGTTCCGACCAGCTGGCCGAGGCAGCCCTTTCAGGCCGCCGAGAGCCAGCACCCCAGGCCTGCCGCCTCCCCCTACACCAACTCGCCTCCTGCAAGCGTCAGGCGTCGGGGGGGGTGAGCGAGGCGATGGGGCGAGATTCGCTCCATTCCGGTTCTGA
- the nusG gene encoding transcription termination/antitermination protein NusG: MHETDIEIGTEVRITRGPFTDFTSPVVGIDHVRGRVELTVDIFGDANRIDISFSDVARIV, translated from the coding sequence ATGCACGAGACGGACATCGAGATCGGGACTGAGGTGCGGATTACAAGGGGACCGTTCACAGACTTCACGAGCCCTGTCGTGGGTATTGACCATGTTCGGGGCCGTGTCGAATTGACGGTGGACATCTTCGGCGACGCGAACAGGATCGACATCTCCTTTTCGGATGTCGCGAGGATTGTGTGA
- a CDS encoding Mu transposase domain-containing protein encodes MLAPLPDEPFATGRLFTLGADRYSQISVRTNRYSVQVRLIGRSVRAMLHASHLVVYDGREEVARHERLIAKPAG; translated from the coding sequence CTGCTGGCGCCGCTGCCGGATGAGCCGTTCGCGACGGGCCGACTCTTCACCCTGGGGGCCGACCGTTACAGCCAGATCAGCGTCCGGACCAACCGTTACTCGGTGCAGGTACGGCTGATCGGTCGGAGTGTCCGCGCGATGCTACACGCGTCTCACCTGGTCGTTTACGACGGCCGGGAGGAGGTCGCCCGCCACGAGCGACTGATCGCCAAGCCTGCCGGTTGA
- a CDS encoding barstar family protein translates to MTSDEEESDFWGFAEEARGLFIPSEDGLRQVALLGCSPQGTLLTCLGHLGGRRASAGSAHLTFLDAEGVEMGSYFVSNVTATAAEPSQRGEGLLDVTVRLWCEELLPGSAGVWDAVRAGRLNRKGLWHSLDAEGQKAWLSVALSSRQYQRRERPEDAAPGQVFTLDGRQVVDAASFYCALGEAINGPGGYFGRNLAAVDDCLRGGFGARPPFTLEWQTSGIATSRLVNNQGPGRDTGAGAFYEVLLEIFADHDIDVVLR, encoded by the coding sequence TTGACGAGCGACGAGGAAGAGAGCGACTTCTGGGGCTTCGCGGAGGAGGCAAGGGGATTGTTCATTCCGAGTGAGGACGGTCTTCGTCAAGTCGCACTCCTGGGATGCTCACCTCAAGGAACACTCCTGACCTGCCTCGGTCATCTCGGTGGCCGCCGCGCATCTGCCGGTAGCGCGCACCTGACCTTCCTCGACGCTGAAGGCGTGGAGATGGGTTCGTACTTCGTGAGCAATGTCACCGCGACCGCGGCCGAGCCGTCACAGCGCGGGGAGGGTCTTCTCGATGTCACTGTGCGTCTGTGGTGCGAGGAGCTTCTTCCTGGTTCGGCAGGGGTGTGGGATGCAGTTCGAGCTGGGCGACTAAACCGGAAGGGATTGTGGCACTCTCTCGACGCGGAAGGGCAGAAAGCCTGGTTGTCCGTGGCTCTGTCGTCACGGCAGTACCAGCGCCGCGAACGCCCGGAGGATGCCGCACCAGGGCAGGTGTTCACCTTGGACGGCCGGCAGGTCGTTGATGCGGCCAGCTTCTACTGTGCGCTGGGCGAGGCCATCAACGGGCCCGGCGGGTACTTCGGTCGGAATCTCGCTGCCGTGGACGACTGTCTCAGAGGAGGCTTCGGTGCCAGACCTCCGTTCACACTGGAGTGGCAGACCTCAGGAATAGCGACGTCACGGCTGGTCAACAACCAAGGCCCAGGCAGGGACACCGGGGCCGGGGCCTTTTACGAAGTGCTCTTAGAGATCTTCGCCGACCATGACATCGACGTTGTACTGCGGTGA
- a CDS encoding IS630 family transposase (programmed frameshift), translating into MRYPQGGGLTAERQQFREELRLKAAERFAQGEASSVIAKDLRVSVRSVQRWRQLWDEGGPRALRSQGPASLPRLSEKQFAQLEAELAKGPAAHGWEDQRWTLSRVKTVIGRRFHLTYTVQGVRKLLVRNGWSCQVPARRAIERDDEAVRVGQGGVALRGRLAAARGAWLVFEDEAGFSMTPPQARTWSQRGRTPVVRVRGRSRRRISIAALTCYKPGHRSRLIYRPRRDDGRRDGRKSFSWRDYRDLLIAAHQQLGGPIVLVWDNLNVHKAAGLREFAEARDWLTIYYLPPYAPDLNPVEGIWSLLRRGWLSNVAFSTPEHLVQRIRRGLRHIQYRSELIDGCLAETGLSIRPT; encoded by the exons ATGCGGTATCCACAAGGGGGCGGGCTGACGGCCGAACGGCAGCAGTTTCGCGAGGAGTTACGGCTCAAGGCGGCCGAGAGGTTCGCGCAGGGCGAGGCGAGCTCGGTGATCGCCAAGGACCTGAGGGTCAGCGTCCGCTCGGTGCAGCGATGGCGACAGCTGTGGGACGAGGGCGGTCCGCGGGCTCTGCGGTCACAGGGGCCGGCTTCACTGCCGAGGCTGAGTGAGAAGCAGTTCGCCCAGTTGGAGGCGGAGCTGGCCAAGGGGCCGGCCGCGCACGGCTGGGAGGATCAACGCTGGACTCTGAGCCGTGTGAAGACGGTGATCGGCAGGCGCTTCCACCTGACCTACACCGTCCAGGGCGTGCGCAAGCTGCTGGTGCGCAACGGCTGGTCCTGCCAGGTGCCGGCCCGCCGGGCGATTGAGCGGGACGACGAGGCGGTG CGGGTGGGTCAAGGAGGTGTGGCCCTGCGCGGAAGACTCGCGGCGGCCCGTGGAGCCTGGCTCGTCTTCGAGGACGAGGCCGGTTTCTCCATGACGCCGCCGCAGGCCAGGACCTGGTCGCAGCGCGGCCGGACTCCGGTGGTGCGGGTGCGGGGCCGATCCCGCAGACGGATATCCATCGCGGCGCTGACCTGCTACAAACCCGGACACCGGTCCCGGCTGATCTACCGGCCGCGCCGGGACGACGGCCGACGCGACGGACGCAAGAGCTTCTCCTGGCGCGACTACCGCGACCTGCTCATCGCAGCCCACCAGCAGCTCGGCGGCCCGATCGTGCTCGTCTGGGACAACCTCAACGTCCACAAGGCCGCCGGACTGCGGGAGTTCGCCGAAGCCCGGGACTGGCTGACCATCTACTACCTGCCGCCCTACGCGCCCGATCTCAACCCTGTCGAAGGGATCTGGTCCCTTCTGCGGCGCGGCTGGCTCTCCAACGTCGCCTTCAGCACCCCCGAACACCTCGTCCAGCGCATCCGACGCGGCTTACGGCACATCCAGTACCGCAGCGAGCTCATCGACGGCTGCCTCGCCGAGACCGGCCTGAGCATCAGACCCACCTGA
- a CDS encoding class I SAM-dependent methyltransferase — MRAHPIDRPADLDVVRESYDRVADNYADMVVTTGIGDIRRDPWLKASIDAFADTVRGLGPVLDVGCGPGTVTAYLAERGLDVSGVDLSPRMIENARRLHPECRFAVASATELDLGEASLGGVLGWWSLFNLPRDVLPQVLALFAHALKPGGHLITATHVGDEDAVRTEAYGGVPVRWTTHKWRPEQLVNLIEQAGLNPVAELRLPPTEYSGPGLVVMAKRPE; from the coding sequence ATGCGCGCACACCCTATTGACCGCCCCGCCGATCTCGACGTCGTACGTGAGTCCTACGACCGGGTAGCCGACAACTACGCCGACATGGTCGTGACGACTGGAATCGGCGACATCCGCAGGGATCCGTGGCTCAAGGCGTCGATCGACGCCTTCGCCGACACCGTGCGCGGCCTCGGGCCCGTCCTCGACGTCGGCTGCGGGCCCGGAACAGTTACCGCCTACCTCGCCGAACGCGGACTCGACGTGTCCGGGGTGGATCTCTCTCCCCGCATGATCGAGAACGCGCGCCGCCTCCATCCGGAGTGCCGTTTCGCTGTCGCTTCCGCCACCGAGCTCGATCTCGGCGAAGCATCCTTGGGCGGCGTGCTCGGGTGGTGGTCGCTGTTCAACCTCCCCCGTGACGTCCTTCCCCAGGTCCTCGCCCTGTTCGCGCACGCGTTGAAACCGGGCGGACACCTCATCACCGCAACGCACGTAGGCGACGAGGACGCGGTGCGCACCGAGGCCTACGGAGGCGTACCCGTCCGCTGGACGACCCATAAGTGGCGGCCGGAACAACTCGTCAACCTGATCGAGCAGGCCGGCCTGAACCCGGTCGCCGAATTGCGGCTCCCTCCGACGGAGTACAGCGGCCCCGGCCTGGTCGTCATGGCCAAACGTCCCGAATAA
- a CDS encoding SDR family oxidoreductase: MTAVVTGGSRGIGRAIVERLCRDGANVVFNYATSKEAAADVVRAVEAVGGSVRAVCLDLKNPDAPERLMEAAQAHLGGLDILVNNAAMAFSPVPLAETEVEVFDSVMAINTRSVFLTMRYAARQMRDGGRIVNISTMNTVRPVPGIGPYAASKGAIEQLTAVAARELGPRGITVNVVSPGATDTDMLRGANPAEALRAVAGMTPLGRLGEASDVAAVVAFLTGPDGRWITGQNLRATGGLA, encoded by the coding sequence ATGACGGCCGTCGTCACGGGCGGATCCCGCGGGATCGGCCGGGCAATTGTTGAACGCCTGTGCCGTGACGGGGCGAACGTAGTGTTCAACTACGCCACGAGTAAGGAAGCCGCGGCCGATGTGGTGCGCGCCGTTGAGGCGGTCGGTGGCAGCGTCCGGGCGGTGTGCCTTGATCTGAAGAACCCGGACGCGCCGGAGCGGCTGATGGAAGCCGCGCAGGCGCATCTCGGCGGTCTGGACATCCTGGTCAACAACGCGGCTATGGCCTTCAGCCCGGTCCCGCTCGCCGAGACCGAGGTGGAGGTGTTCGACAGCGTGATGGCGATCAACACCAGATCGGTCTTCCTGACGATGCGTTACGCAGCCCGGCAGATGCGCGATGGCGGGCGGATCGTGAACATCTCCACCATGAACACCGTGCGTCCCGTGCCTGGTATTGGGCCGTACGCCGCCAGCAAAGGCGCGATCGAGCAACTGACCGCGGTCGCCGCCCGGGAGCTCGGGCCCCGGGGCATCACGGTCAACGTCGTCTCTCCCGGCGCGACGGACACGGACATGCTCCGTGGCGCCAATCCCGCAGAGGCGCTTCGAGCAGTCGCCGGCATGACACCTCTCGGCCGCCTCGGGGAGGCATCCGACGTCGCCGCTGTCGTCGCGTTCCTCACGGGTCCGGACGGCAGGTGGATCACCGGCCAGAACCTGCGGGCGACGGGCGGACTGGCCTGA
- a CDS encoding IS5 family transposase (programmed frameshift), translated as MGRGDLTDAEWERLRPFLPVSNRRCGRWRDHRQVIDGILHRVRTGVQWRDLPERFGPWKTVYERHRMWSADGTWERLLQQVQAEADAVGEIDWDISVDSTIVRAHQHAAGARTEPPPAPASKGDAARTPGRNAVAEPRRPPGGGGAGGEGLGRSRGGFTTKLHLSADGRCRPLSLIVTPGQRADCTQFKPVLEKIRVPRIGSGRPRRKPDSLAADKGYSNGPCREYLRRRGIRHTIPEKTDSQAARLRKGSCGGRPPGFDEERYKKRNTVERAINRLKHARAVATRYDKRGYVFLGTATAAALVIWLRT; from the exons ATGGGGCGGGGCGATTTGACGGATGCCGAGTGGGAACGGCTGCGACCGTTCCTTCCGGTCAGCAACAGGCGTTGTGGCAGGTGGCGGGACCATCGGCAGGTGATCGACGGGATTCTGCACCGGGTGCGGACCGGCGTTCAGTGGCGTGACCTGCCTGAACGGTTCGGCCCGTGGAAGACGGTCTATGAACGCCACCGCATGTGGTCGGCCGACGGAACCTGGGAACGCTTGCTCCAGCAGGTCCAGGCCGAGGCCGATGCGGTCGGAGAGATCGACTGGGACATCTCGGTTGACTCCACCATCGTGCGGGCGCATCAGCACGCCGCTGGCGCCCGCACCGAACCACCGCCGGCTCCCGCCTCAAAGGGGGACGCAGCG AGAACACCAGGGCGAAACGCCGTGGCAGAGCCTCGTCGCCCGCCTGGTGGAGGTGGTGCAGGAGGTGAGGGCCTGGGCCGCTCGCGGGGCGGGTTCACCACCAAGCTCCACCTGAGCGCAGACGGCCGCTGCCGCCCGCTTTCCCTCATCGTCACACCGGGACAGCGGGCGGACTGCACGCAGTTCAAGCCCGTGTTGGAGAAGATTCGCGTCCCGCGGATCGGGTCGGGCAGGCCGCGCAGGAAGCCTGACAGCCTCGCGGCGGACAAGGGTTACAGCAACGGCCCGTGCCGCGAGTACCTGCGGCGCCGGGGCATCCGGCACACGATTCCGGAGAAGACCGACAGCCAGGCCGCCCGCCTGCGCAAAGGGTCATGCGGCGGACGGCCACCTGGCTTTGATGAAGAACGGTACAAGAAACGCAACACCGTCGAACGGGCGATCAACCGGCTCAAGCACGCCAGAGCCGTGGCCACCCGCTACGACAAGCGCGGCTACGTCTTCCTCGGAACCGCAACCGCAGCAGCCCTCGTCATCTGGCTCCGAACATGA